CTCTTCTTCTGGATCTGCAAAATGTTCTCTATTTTCTATTGGAATTTTATTAGCCTCTGCAAATTGCTCTTCTAAACTTTTATTTATTTTATAATTCTCATTTATATCTTTTAGATATTTTGCTCTTTCTTCTTCAGAAAATACTCTATTTTTATCAGACTTACCTAATTTTCCTGTTATGTACCATGAAGTTTCTTCTCCAAATTTTCCCTCATTATAAGTATTTAAATGTCCACTTTCATGTAAAAATAATCGTTCAGCAGATATATTAGGATTTAATAAATCATTTATTGAAATAAATATCTTCTCTGTTCTCTTTTCTCCTGTGAATTTGTCTACTCCATCTTGAGTAAAAGACTTTCCTTCATTTGTCAACATAATTATTGGCAATTTTCCTGTATAACCGTGTTTTCTATAAAAATCTTCTTGGAGTTTTGTCATAATTGCCAATTTTTCTTCAAGAGTTCTTTTAGTATTTTTTACTTCATTAAAAGCTTCCTGATTTTCTTTTCTAAATTCATCTAAATAAATTCCTACAAGTGCTTCTTTAAAAGTATTGTAACTTCCACCTTCATTTGGATTTACTACTGATTCTGCCACAGCAACTATCTTTCTTCCTGCTGATACTATTTCATCTCTTTTTTTCTTATCTATTAAATCTGTATGTAGCTCTGCATTTAAATGTTTTTCTTCATCTTTTGTCTTTTCCTGTGCCTTAGATAAATCAGTATTAAAGCCTAATTCTTCTGATGTTTTCTTTTCTCCTGAAATAGTAAAATCTGTATTTATTGCTGTTGCTCTATTTACCTGTTCCTTATCCACCTTATCATGAACAACTGATACATTAGGTGTGTTTCCAATACTTGCGCTTATTCCTCCACCTTTATTTTCATATTTGTTCTTATCTTCTAAATGATTTATAACTATTTCTTTAGCTTCTACTTTTAATTTCTTGTCTTTATTTAATGAACCTATTATAGTGCCTGTGTTAGTCAGCTTATTTTCTGCCTCTATACTTCCACTATTTCTTGCTATTAGGGAGCTTTGTTTATCTACCCATGCTCCTTCTCCACTTCCTTTAGATGAATTTATACTGAAATCTTTGATTGGCATAGCAGGATTTGCTGTAATAGTCAGACTCGTTCCATGGCTTGAATCTTTTCTTTCTGATTTATCCTGTTTGGATTCTATAACTATGTTCTTCGCCTTTATATCAACTTTATCCGCTTCTATATTAGCTCCTGCTATATTAAGATTTTCCGAATCAGTTTTAAATTTTCCTCCTGCATTTATAAGGGAATTTTCATAAGCCGTTCCTGTTCCTCTGCTTTTAGCTCCTGAATTTGAAAAACCAATACTCATAGGATTTGTATTTAATGAAATATTTCCACTTATTCCACTGCTTGAAGAAGAGCTTGATGATTTTGATTTTTCTTCTTTAAAAATTTATAAAAAATAAGTATTTACCCTATCTTTCTTTGTAACTTCTCTAAATATTTTACAAAATACTTTATATCCTTCAAAGCCTACTCCTGCTCCAAAATAAAACATTTCATCTTCATCTGATCCTGTATTTGTTTGAATAGATATGTTGCTATTAATATTAAAAAATAATGCTAATAATATTACATTGAAAAATAACACTCCTGTCTTTATATATTTTATTTTTATTATTTCTGATATTTTTATTTTTCTTCTATAAAAGCAATAAAATAATAAGTATTTTTTAATTTCTATTTCTCCATTTTTGAACTCCAAAGTTTCTTTTGAAAAAAGTACTAAAATTGTATAAAAGTATACTAAAAATATTAAAAAAGTTACTATATTTGCTCCAATATACTCCAAATTAAATAAATATCCTATTTCTCTCATTCTTTCTAAACCTTTAGAAATAAGAAAAGATAAAATTAAAAGTGATAAAATTAGTAAAATATTGGCTTGCTTTTTTAAAATACAATTTCCTTGATTTCCTTTTTGTACTATTAGTCTAGGTTTAAAAAATTCCATTATTATTCACCTTTTTCTTTGTATTCTAAAATAATTTTTTTAATCAATCTGAGATCACTACTATATGAAGTTTCCCAAATTACTCTATCTTCTGTAGTATCATTTAATTCAAATATTAAATAAAAAAGTTCATCTATTTTTTTTATAGTTATTTTTTTAATATCTTTTAATAAAATAGATTTTTCTCTCCTTTCTCCCTTTACTTCTTTAATTTTTAACATAAATTTTTTATTATTTATTATCATGAAAACTTTTGTTATTAATTTTCCCT
The genomic region above belongs to Fusobacterium russii ATCC 25533 and contains:
- a CDS encoding hemagglutinin repeat-containing protein, which codes for MFKEEKSKSSSSSSSSGISGNISLNTNPMSIGFSNSGAKSRGTGTAYENSLINAGGKFKTDSENLNIAGANIEADKVDIKAKNIVIESKQDKSERKDSSHGTSLTITANPAMPIKDFSINSSKGSGEGAWVDKQSSLIARNSGSIEAENKLTNTGTIIGSLNKDKKLKVEAKEIVINHLEDKNKYENKGGGISASIGNTPNVSVVHDKVDKEQVNRATAINTDFTISGEKKTSEELGFNTDLSKAQEKTKDEEKHLNAELHTDLIDKKKRDEIVSAGRKIVAVAESVVNPNEGGSYNTFKEALVGIYLDEFRKENQEAFNEVKNTKRTLEEKLAIMTKLQEDFYRKHGYTGKLPIIMLTNEGKSFTQDGVDKFTGEKRTEKIFISINDLLNPNISAERLFLHESGHLNTYNEGKFGEETSWYITGKLGKSDKNRVFSEEERAKYLKDINENYKINKSLEEQFAEANKIPIENREHFADPEEEAQFYKGLTYSLKDGKFKFSEDTLKILKEKTVTDAYQKGLIKLELTEDAKYAA